In a genomic window of Coprococcus eutactus:
- the thiD gene encoding bifunctional hydroxymethylpyrimidine kinase/phosphomethylpyrimidine kinase — translation MPDRSQLAPVLTIAGSDSSGGAGIQADLKTMQANGVFGMSAVTALTAQNTTGVTSIMNVTPDILADQIDAVFTDIRPQAVKIGMVSVPELINVIADKLEFYRAENVVLDPVMVATSGAKLISDDAVDVLTGRLFPLAKLITPNIPETEALTGMSIRSKEDMESAARKIYEKYGCSVLVKGGHSINDANDMLFDGENVSWFSGERIENPNTHGTGCTLSSAIASNLAKGYDIETSVQRAKAYISGALAAMLDLGRGSGPLNHGFDIDSRFMI, via the coding sequence CTGCCTGACAGAAGCCAGCTTGCACCGGTTCTTACCATCGCGGGCAGTGATTCATCGGGAGGTGCGGGAATACAGGCAGATCTTAAGACCATGCAGGCAAATGGAGTGTTTGGCATGAGCGCAGTAACTGCCTTGACGGCGCAGAATACCACAGGTGTGACATCCATCATGAATGTGACACCTGACATACTTGCAGATCAGATAGATGCAGTATTTACAGATATAAGACCACAGGCGGTCAAGATAGGTATGGTGTCTGTGCCAGAACTTATAAATGTGATCGCAGACAAGCTTGAATTTTACAGGGCGGAGAATGTGGTGCTTGATCCTGTGATGGTTGCGACAAGCGGTGCTAAACTCATAAGCGATGATGCTGTGGACGTTTTGACAGGAAGGCTGTTCCCACTTGCAAAGCTGATCACCCCAAATATTCCAGAGACAGAGGCCCTCACAGGTATGAGTATCCGGTCTAAGGAAGATATGGAAAGTGCAGCAAGGAAAATATATGAAAAATATGGCTGCTCAGTTCTTGTGAAGGGCGGACATAGCATAAACGATGCGAATGATATGCTGTTTGATGGAGAGAATGTATCATGGTTTTCAGGTGAGAGAATAGAAAATCCGAATACCCATGGAACGGGGTGTACACTCTCAAGTGCAATAGCCTCCAACCTTGCAAAGGGATATGATATAGAAACTTCTGTGCAGAGAGCAAAAGCGTACATCTCAGGAGCCCTGGCTGCGATGCTTGATCTAGGAAGAGGAAGCGGCCCGTTAAACCATGGCTTTGATATAGACAGCAGATTCATGATATAA
- the thiM gene encoding hydroxyethylthiazole kinase, producing MIKECLENVRKNVPLVHNITNYVTVNDVANVILACGGSPIMSDDEDDAPDITSICGGLNINIGTLNKNTIPSMYLAGKRANELGHVVLLDPVGAGASKLRTDTAVGLMRDVKFDVIRGNISEIKTLAYGSGSTKGVDADVADAVTEDTLDGAVTFVKKLSAETGSIIAVTGAIDLVADSEKCYIIRNGRPEMGKITGTGCQLSGMMTAYVAANPDNKLEAAAAAVMVMGLAGEIGYSHLQTFEGNSTYRNRIIDAVYNMDGDTLEKGARYEIR from the coding sequence ATGATAAAAGAATGTCTTGAAAATGTAAGAAAAAATGTGCCGTTGGTGCACAATATAACAAACTATGTAACTGTAAACGATGTGGCAAATGTTATCCTTGCCTGTGGCGGCAGTCCGATCATGTCGGACGATGAGGATGACGCACCCGATATAACAAGCATATGCGGTGGACTGAATATCAATATCGGTACACTCAATAAGAATACGATACCATCTATGTATCTTGCCGGAAAGAGGGCAAATGAACTTGGACATGTGGTGCTTCTTGATCCTGTTGGAGCGGGAGCAAGCAAGCTCAGAACAGATACAGCTGTCGGACTTATGCGAGATGTTAAATTTGATGTCATAAGAGGAAATATCTCAGAGATAAAGACTCTTGCATACGGCTCAGGAAGCACAAAGGGAGTTGATGCGGATGTGGCAGATGCGGTTACTGAGGATACACTTGACGGAGCAGTAACATTTGTCAAAAAATTATCTGCAGAGACAGGATCAATCATAGCGGTGACAGGTGCGATAGACCTTGTCGCAGACAGCGAGAAGTGTTATATCATAAGAAATGGCCGACCTGAGATGGGAAAGATCACGGGAACAGGCTGTCAGCTCTCCGGAATGATGACTGCATACGTTGCGGCAAATCCGGATAACAAACTTGAGGCTGCTGCCGCGGCTGTCATGGTTATGGGACTTGCAGGCGAGATAGGTTATTCTCATCTCCAGACATTTGAGGGCAACTCTACATACAGAAACAGGATAATTGATGCTGTATACAATATGGATGGTGATACTCTTGAAAAAGGCGCCAGATATGAAATCAGATAA
- the mscL gene encoding large conductance mechanosensitive channel protein MscL: MKKFLEEFKEFALKGNVMSLAIGVIIGGAFQSLVTAFTDCFITPIINSIGGAEIGGHFQIFHTGQYIEYGAFISAVINFIIMAFVIFVIMKGINAIMDLGKKKEETAPLTRKCPYCMGEIDIKATKCMHCTSDVPPVQE, from the coding sequence ATGAAGAAGTTTTTGGAAGAGTTTAAGGAGTTTGCCCTTAAGGGTAATGTGATGAGTCTGGCTATCGGTGTTATCATTGGTGGAGCGTTCCAGTCATTGGTTACAGCTTTTACAGACTGTTTCATCACACCAATAATCAACAGCATAGGCGGAGCAGAGATCGGTGGACATTTTCAGATATTCCACACTGGACAGTATATCGAGTACGGAGCGTTTATTTCAGCTGTGATCAACTTTATAATCATGGCATTTGTTATATTTGTCATCATGAAGGGAATCAATGCTATCATGGATCTTGGCAAGAAGAAAGAGGAAACAGCGCCTCTCACAAGAAAGTGCCCTTACTGTATGGGAGAGATAGATATTAAAGCAACAAAGTGTATGCATTGTACATCAGATGTTCCACCTGTTCAGGAGTAG
- the secG gene encoding preprotein translocase subunit SecG translates to MLKTILLVVYVIICIVLAIVVLSQEGKDASLTSSISGAGGGFDNSYWGKNKGSSKQEILKKITAVLTVLFFVLALLLDSKLFN, encoded by the coding sequence ATGTTAAAGACGATATTACTTGTAGTTTATGTTATAATATGTATAGTATTAGCGATCGTGGTTCTTTCACAGGAAGGAAAAGATGCCAGCCTTACAAGCTCAATATCAGGAGCAGGCGGTGGATTTGACAATTCCTACTGGGGCAAGAATAAGGGAAGTTCCAAGCAGGAGATACTTAAGAAGATAACAGCAGTGCTTACAGTGTTGTTCTTCGTACTTGCATTACTGCTTGATTCAAAGCTTTTTAACTAA
- the thiE gene encoding thiamine phosphate synthase: MYIMINCSKKELMLYAVTDRHWLGDETLYDQVKKALDGGATFVQLREKKLDREDFLAEALEIQKLCKKYGVPFVINDEVSIAKDIDADGVHVGQSDMEAMDVRKVLGPDKILGVSAQTVEQAIIAEKHGADYLGVGAVFATGSKDDADDVSHETLKAICEAVSIPVIAIGGITKDNVSELAGSGICGVAVISAIFGQNDIKKATEDLKASVEKMLEQ, from the coding sequence ATGTATATCATGATAAATTGCAGTAAAAAAGAGCTTATGCTTTACGCGGTCACAGACAGACACTGGCTCGGAGACGAGACATTATACGATCAGGTAAAGAAAGCACTCGACGGTGGGGCAACATTTGTTCAGCTCAGGGAAAAGAAGCTTGACAGAGAAGATTTTCTTGCTGAGGCGCTGGAGATACAGAAGCTCTGCAAGAAGTACGGAGTTCCGTTTGTCATAAATGATGAGGTGAGCATAGCGAAAGATATAGATGCTGACGGTGTGCATGTGGGCCAGAGCGACATGGAGGCGATGGATGTCAGAAAGGTGCTTGGCCCGGACAAGATACTTGGCGTGTCCGCTCAGACTGTTGAACAGGCGATAATAGCCGAAAAACACGGTGCAGACTATCTCGGAGTTGGCGCAGTATTTGCGACAGGCTCAAAGGATGATGCGGATGATGTGAGCCATGAGACACTGAAAGCGATATGTGAGGCTGTCTCCATACCGGTTATCGCCATAGGCGGAATAACAAAGGATAACGTGTCTGAACTTGCTGGCTCTGGAATATGCGGCGTGGCAGTGATAAGCGCCATATTTGGACAGAACGACATAAAGAAAGCTACGGAAGACCTCAAGGCTTCTGTGGAGAAGATGCTTGAACAGTAG